DNA sequence from the Gopherus evgoodei ecotype Sinaloan lineage unplaced genomic scaffold, rGopEvg1_v1.p scaffold_31_arrow_ctg1, whole genome shotgun sequence genome:
aacccactaggccccactcctgTCCCAGCGCTGGGGAGACAACCCAGGCGTCCTGCGGGGAACACACCGATCTGGAAGTAGGAGTACACAGCCAGGGCTTCGTTCACCAGCCGGTCGCGTCGGGGGTTCCGGGGCTTCAGGTGCATGATGTCACTTTCGGCTTTCTCGTAGGCCAGGGACACCGAGGGGAACTagcagggagaaagagagagactcgCAGGGCTGAGCTgaggaacccaggtgtccgggagagcacccccacccacctgcctgcATCAAAGCACCCCCCTAGTGCTGTGTTGGGACATCAGCcgtgactgccaggggagagcccccaccctgctccctgaggCACGGCAGCCCCTAACTCCATGCTGGGGCATCGGGGCCAGCCCTGACCTCCAGGGGAGAGCCCGCACCCGgctgcctgcagcccagcgcccatACTCACAATGTCAGTGCAAAGTTCGATGAAGAGGATGGTGATGCAGCCCAGAGGCAGGGGGACGCTGACCGTGATGTAGATCAGATACGGGGTCAGCTCCGGGATGTTCTTGGTCAAGGTGTACGCGATGGATTTTTTCAGGTTGTCAAAAATCAGGCGGCCTGGACAGGACATAGCTgtcagagcgccccctgctggggagaTGTCCGAACCTCCCTCCGGTACCCTCTGCCCCTGTCCTAGGGAGAGACCCCCTGCTTGGGAGATGCTCCCAGCTGCTCTCGAGGTCCCAGCCCCATTGTCAGTGCCCCCCACACCacggggagagtgccccctgctggcccccagGCTGCCTGGCCCATTTGGGGTCTAAGCCCCCTGCTCCATGGGCACCTTGCTCCACGCCGGTAACGATGGAAGCAAAATTGTCATCCAGCAGGATCATGTCAGCCGCGTTCTTAGCCGCATCAGAGCCGGCAATGCCCATGGCCACCCCAATATCAGCCTTCTTCAGAGCCGGGGAATCGTTCACCCCATCACCTGTCACGGCCACAATGGCACCCTGTGGAGGGGAGACAGGCAGGTCATGGGGGTGAGGGACAaagtggaagggagggagaacaCTGGGGTGTggtgagaagaaagaaagaaagaaagaaagaaagaaaaagagccaTAACAACAAAATAAAGTGAAGaacaattaagaaaagaaaatatgtgaAAGCcagagaaagcaaagaaaagaaagaaaatgaaaaagaacgAACGAACGAATGAACATGAAAGCCAGAAGCACGGGACTGAGTGCAGGGCAATGGGCAGAGGGAGCGGGTGGGTTCGCTCCTGGGTGCCTCACCAGTTTCTGGCAGCTCTCTACGATGATCAGTTTCTGCTGGGGGGAGGTCCGGGCGAAGACCATCTCGGGATGCATCTTCAGGATCTCGACCAGTTCCTCGGTCTCCATGTCCTTCAGCTGCCCCCCGTTCACCACGCAGGCCCGGGCCtccctggggagggagagagagcgtCCGTTGCTGAGCCACCCCACACGGTGGTCCCTGGCGAGCCGAccacacagcaccccctgcagcgAAACCCCACACAATGCCCCTTGATGAGCCACcctgcaggactcctgggttctatccctggctctgggaggggaggggagtggagtctagtggttagagcaggggagggctgggagccaggactcctgggttctctctcggTTTTGGGCAGGGCTCTCACCGCTTGTTAACCTGCTCCACGGGGATGCGCATCCTGGCGGCGATGTCCTCCACCGTCTCGCTGCCCTCTGAGATGATGCCCACACTGGCCGCAATCGCCTTGGCCGTGATGGGGTGGTCTCCAGTCACCATAATAACctagaggtgggggcagggcatcaGCACTCCAGGTGGCAGCATGAACTTCCCCAGGGCAGTGTCCCAGGCAAGGTGGGAGAGGGGACTGTGGAGCTATGAGCATCCCCGGGGCAGTGCTCcatgcagggtgtgggaggggactttgGAACTGTGAACTTCCCTGGGGCAGTGCCCcatgcagggtgtgggaggggactttgGAGCTGTGAGCTTCCCTGGGGCAGTGGCGCCATACCCGGATGCCGGCCGTGCGGCACTTCATGACGGCGTCAGGCACGGTGGCGCGGGGCGGGTCGATCATGGAGATGAGGCCGGCGAAGCAGAGGCCGCTGGTGGGGAAGTTCATGTCCTCTGTGTCGAAGGCAAAGCCGCGTGGGAACTGCCCTGGGTCCAGGTACAGGTGGCAGAACCCTGCGGGGAACAGCGGGGCCAGGGCCCATGAGGGGTGGGGCACTGAGATCCCCTCTCCCCAGAACCCCAGTCCCATGTGCCCAATGCTTGGGGATCCCTCATCCCTCTTAGGCCTGGGAATTCCCTCTATgatcagcccctctcccccccacaccttggGCGGCCTCCTGTCTTGGCCCCATGAGTCCCATGCACAGACCTCCCCACCTCAGTCCCACATGCCCCACACCCAGGGCACCTCCCGCTCCCTAAGGCCCCTCCAATCCATGCCCAGcatgccctcccccagcccccctccacacCACTTACCCCACgtgccctcccccagcctccctccacGCTCCCTTACCCAGCACACCTCCTCCGGCCCCCATTCATGCCCCTTTaccccacacaccctcccccagccctcatccACTCCCCCTTACCCTGcatgccctcccccagcccccttccatgCCCCCTTACCCAGCACACGCTCTCCCAGACCCCCCAGGTCCATGTACGCCGTCTGGAACGCCTCCTTCCACTGCTCGTCCAGGGGCAGTTCCTGCCCCTTGATCATGATGGTGGCGCAACGCTCCAGGATCCGCTCCGGGGCTCCCTTCATCACCAGCAGGTACCGGGGGTCCCGCGGGTCCTCCAGCTCATGGATGGACAGCTGTGCAGACAACAggagggtcaggactcctgggttctatccccagctctgggagggggatgggacctagtggttagagcaggggccttGGAGTCAGGCCACCTAGGTCCTATTCCCTCTCTGGGAGTCACTACATGAGCTGGTAGCAGTAGAAGGTTCTTATCCTTTTAACTGGAGCTGAAGGCCTTGCAGGGCTGGGACGCAAACCCCTGCTGACCTGGAATTTGTTGGTGGAGTTGAAGGGGATTTCACAGGCTTTCTTGTAGCGCTCCCGGTACTCCATGACGTTCCCCAGCGTGATCTCGGAGAACTTCAACAGCGCTGTCTCTGAGGCATCTCCAATCACGATCCTCTGGAGAAGGGAGAACAGGTGAGTGGAATCTGGACTCCCAAGCAGTGCTGAgatgctggggtggggcagctggggaacagccacacaACACCACTTGGGGATGACTCTCCCAGCGctcagatgcagccacctctgaggcgGGGCAGCTTAGGAACAGCTGCACAGAGACACTACTGAATAGTTATGACAGAGAAAACAATGCCACATCTAAATGAAAGTGCATGTCGGAGGCACGGTGGAATTATCCTGAGCTGGAGCAGCAAGAGAGAAACACCCTGATTCTTGAGCCTAGAGTCATGAGATCTTTTAATGACCAGCATGAAAGCGCCCCCTGCTAagccccttcctccctgcagcacagcacccaccaggggagagcaccccctgctgagcccattTTGTATATCAGATCTAAGTCCCTATTAAATGATATGCGCTCAAGCTGTCTATGCTGCCCATCTCGTCTCTCCTGCATACTTGGCCGTACCTTGGGCACCGGCACGTTGTCCTGGCCTGATTTGAAAAAGGCTCGATTGCAGAGAGACACGATCTTGCACAGAGCTCGCCATGTCTCTGATGACTGATCGAAGCTCTGCCCTGAATGAGAAAGAAATTGATATAACAGCCGAGGAATTCCCTCTCCCACTTCCAACCTGAAATGTCCTAAAGCACTAGAGAAGCAGGGACGACTTGCTGGGTACTGAGATGCAGCCCCCTTTGGGGAGGGAAAGCTGGGGAACCACCACACATAACACCGGACAGGGACGGCTCGCCTGAAGCTGAGATACAACCACCTCTGTGGTGGGGCAGCTGTGGAACAGGGATGGCtcacccagtgctgagatgcagccacctctggggcgggacaGTTGGGGAACCACCACACATAACACAGGATAGGGACAGCTCAtttggcactgagatgcagccacctcaggATGGTAGCAGCTGGATGAACAGGGTCCCATACCTGACTGGTCCTCTGTGGTGTCAGCCGTGTGAATCTGATTGTCGAACCAGAGATGGGAGACAGTCATGCGGTTCTGGGTTAGGGTACCCGTTTTGTCGGAGCAGATGACAGAGGTGGAGCCCAGAGTTTCCACTGCCTCTAGATTCTTCACCACGCAGTTCTTTCGAGCCAGACGCTTGGCTGTGAGTGAGAGACAGACCTGccgagggagggaaaggaagaaagatCAGAGTCAGCATAAACAGCAAAGTGTATCCAGATCAGTCAGTAGGAATGCTGCACAAAATCTGGATTGAATCTAGTATGAAACTGGATCAGAGTCAGTCTAAATGTTGCACACAATCTGGACTGGATTCAATTTGAAACTGAATCAGAATTAATGTAAACAGCATTATGCAAAATCTATACTAGATGCAATAAGAGACTAGATCTGAGCACTGTAGAAAACTCAAATTGGAGTGGAGATCATCTAAAAACAGCCTGAAACCTGGAATGGGGTCAGGGTAAACCCAGAGCAAATGCTGCACCCAATCTAGACCAGGGAGTCTCACAAGAAATtctttggtggcctcagagtgtggccacactgaacatttttattaaaatactgaattaactttaggaaaaacaactaAATCTGCACATAGACACAGCCAAAtccttgtaatttatttatgtaggaatttttttttttgcagactcaatgaTAATCTCCAGTTTTCTagtctttactggacctaaacagacgagaaacacaaataaggacctttgcacattcttgtctcttgttgtttcttttggtggtggttgccttttaaaaaaagacttgctAGCTAAGTAAGTCTGCAGCTGCAAAAAgtaatatttgtatatttgttaatatcaattTCCACAGCAGATTTACTCACCCCTGGTAAGCCAGGGGgcaattaagccctggatggggcgGTGGGAAGGGGGACAGTGGGAGGAATAGGGCAGATGGCCAGGGAGCGAGTGGCGGTCAGGGtaagggggggggcaggtggggacTCACTGGTAGCCCGCTTCTCCGGTGTTTGTGGCTCCAGAGGGGGAAGGGACCAACCCAGTCAATGCCCAGGAGGCCGTGgccgcaagaaaagcccctggtggccacatttgacaAACGCTGATCTAGACTGGATCTAATATGGAACTGAATAGGGAGTTGGTCCAAATACTGCAAAATCCGGACTGGATCTGGTGTGAGGCCAGACTGAAGTCCCTGAATACAGTCTGAAGGATTCTGAATCTGGATCCAATATGAAATTATCTTGGACTCAAACTATTTATAAAATCTGGACTGGATTCACTAACATCACATGGTATATAACGCAAAATCCACTGTTACACCAGATCGGAGTCAGTTTAAACACTACAAAACCTGAACCGGACCCAGAGTGAGACTGAAAACCTGGACTGGATCCAGACTGAGATCAGATTGGAGTAGGTCTAAACAATGCATAAAACCTGAATTGGATCCACATTGAGACTGGATCGGAATCAGCCTAAATGCTGCACAAAACCTGGGCTGGATCTAGTACAAAACTGGTTCAAAGTCAGTCTAAACACTGCATTAAATCTGGTCTAGTTTCGGTGTGAGGCCGGATTGGTATCAGTGTGAAAACAACATAAAACATGGACTGGCTCCAGTACAAAGCGAGATCGGAGGCAAACTATGTATAAAACCTGGACCGGATCTAGTGTGAGACTGGAGTGGAGTCAGGATGAACCTGAAAGAAAACCCGGACTGGATCAATTGTGGGACTGGATTGGAGTCAGGGTGAAGCTGGCACAAAACCTGGACTAGGTCCCTTGTGAGTGCGGCTTGGAGTCAGGGCCCCGCCAAGGCTGGTCAAGGTGGACTCACCGTGACAGTGGCCAGCAGCCCCTCGGGCACATAGGCCACCACAATGGCCATGAAGAAGACCATGGCCTTGAGGAAGGGGTAGCCGATCACCATGGCGACAATGAAGAAGGTGCCCCCGAAGAAGATGGCCAGGCCGGCGATGATATCCACAAAGTGCTCGATCTCGATGGCGATGGGCGTCTTCTCGTTCTCCACGCCCGAGGCCAGGCTGGCGATGCGCCCGATGATGGTGCGGTCTCCGGTGTTAACGATGATGCCGGTGGCAGTGCctggtggggagaagagatggagctgagatgACTACACAATGACTGGTGTGGCCTCGGCCACAAAGGAGCCAAGGGAGGGCTctccggcgctgagatgcagccatctctggggtggggcagctggggaacaacCTCACAGCAACATTGCGCAATGATTCAGGACAAGATGTGAAGGAGAATCTTGTATCCAGTTGAAACCACAGGAGGGAATTTAGAGAGAGTGTCCACCATCGAGCCACCCCACATTCCACCCATGAACGGGACCAGCCCTAACtggccccagtgccccagcatggcactaggagGCGCTGTGATgcagggagtggagtgggggctctcccctggcagccctaactgtcaggggagagcccccaccctgcctcctgcagcacagcgccccctagcaccatgctggggcattggggccagccctgatggccaggggagagtgccccctttTGAGTCATCCCCCAGCCAGGTCTCCCCTCCACGCGCCAATGGGGCCCTTCCCTGCTGGCACCTTCCAGGCACATGGTGGAGAAGAAGGCGATGTTCCGGGTCTCCAGCGGGCTCTCGTGGGTGCACTCTGGGGCTCTTGTCTGGGGTTCGGACTCCCCTGTCAGAGACGAATTATCCACCTGCAAGAAAGAGCCCAGTGGGTCAGTGCCACCCTACGTCCCCCCAACTCTCCCTGGCTTGGAGGCCTCTGGCATGGATGGGAGGCTGTGGGGTGGTGGGTGAGGGAGCAGGCCCAGGAGTGGGGGCTAGATCAATGGGTGCCCAAGTGATCAGCTGGGCAGACAGATAGGCACTGTCCAGTTAGGAGGcagcaacacacacaaacacacacacacacacaccctatgtTCCCCCATCCTGAGCTAACGCAGCCCCTCGCACCTTGCAGCCCTGTGCCGTGATGATCCGGATGTCGGCCGGGACCCTGTCCCCGCCCTTGATCTCCACCAGGTCACCCACCACCAGCTGGTTGGCATTGATCTGGAATTTGTCCCCGTCCCGAATCACCGTGGCTTGCTAGGAGAGTGAGAAGAGTCAGTGTTAACCTTGGAGCTATGGCCAGACATGGGGACACCGCACGGGGATGGCTCatccggtgctgagatgcagccacctctggggtggggcacagctGCACATAACACCGCACAGTGACAACTTTCCCagggctgagatgcagctgggttggggcagctggggaacagcagcACATAGGTATGGCTCTGCTTTAAGCACTCTCCTCTCAGAGCTagggatagaactcaggagtcctggcttctagcccctcccccttgctctaaccactagacccctccTCCCAGTACAATGACTGAGGTATCCATGGCTTGGGTTCCTCTCCCACCCTAGTCCTCACCTGTGGCACGAGATTCTTGAAGCTGGCGATGATGTTGGTGCTCTTGAACTCCTGGTAGTAGCCAAAGCAGCCGGTCACGACCACCACGGCGATGAGGGCAATAGCCAGGTACAGCTGCCCCGGGAGAGGGTATAGGGAGAAAGATTATTACTCATCCCCTGGCCCAGCGGCGTCCCCTGCTTTGCCAAGCTGCCcaagtctgcagagagcctgggacaacccacttccctcccagagctggggagagaacccaggagtcctgtctcccagcctcttccccgcacactttaaccactagactcccTTCCCTTACTAGActcagggatagaacccaggagtcctggttcccagccccccttgGTGTAACCCGCTAgactccactcccttcccagagccagggatggaacccaggcgtcctgccccctcctgcccccgtgGGGTACCCACGTTATCTGCGCTGGTCAGGTCTCCTTGGCCGCACTGGATGCCGAAGGCTATGAGGCAGATGGCAGCAGCCACCCACATCAGGCACTGCAGCCCCCCGGCCAGCTGGCGGGCGAATTTGACATATTCAGGGGTCCCCTTGGGGGGTTTGAGCTCGTTGGGGCCATCTCGGAGCAAGATCTCTCCTGCCACTGTGCTGTTCATGCCCTGGATGCAGATAGAGAGAGTGTCTCATGTTAGGTGGAGGCACCCCTATGCTATGTGGAGGCGTGGCTATAATATAGGGGTGAAGCTACAGCACGGGGCAGGGCTATTAGGTGGGGGTGGAGCTTTAATaaaggggtgggggctgagtGTATCTAGGCTCTCCAGAATCACCTTTGTCCACCCACTTTGCTGTCTATAGcttcctcagtttcctctccaAAGAGCCACATGAACCCAGGGCCGGATGGAGactcaaagccccagctcctggagtcagatgAATGCCGcaggatctcagctttcattaaaaaaaagttaagccAGGTTCTAGCTCTTGTGGTGGAGGAGAAAAGTTCTGAAATgtgcctgctgcctgcctgagtttgcagagagcctgagcagATTTCTCAGCAAGGGCTGAAAACAGCACTCTTTATGGCAGTCTTCCTCCTCTTGGCTGGTGTCCCTCTCACCACAACTGGGGCACTGCCCTCAGGAAGCTCACAGCTCTGGAGATGCCCTCCAAACCTGGCTGGGGCACTGCTTAGaggaagctcacagccctggggacAGGTCAGAGACTGTTTGAATACATGAGGAATTGAAGGAGGAGCCTCCAGCCCAAAAAGAAGTGGCTCCCAAAGCCCAGTGAGGATGGGCTACCATGTAGAGGGCACGGTCACCTTTGGGTGGGTGGGCCCACTGCCAGAGAAGGTGTGCTGTACTCTAGCCCCTGGGATGTAGTGGAGCAGTAAACAGCACCCGGAGCTGGGTTGAGAGGCACAGACCTACCCGGCCTCCATCTCGGGGGCCCTTACCTTGGTCACGTTGGTTTGGTACTTCAGCTCCAGGTCTTCCACCGAGAGCTGATGATCGTCCTGGAGGAGAGAAGGGATCCCAGAGTGGGTGAACAGGCTGCCCCAAGTGTGACTGATGCTGTCTGGGTCTGCTGAGAGTCTGAGCCCATcgctgggaggaggggagctgctccCAGTGTGACTGACGCAGTGATGCTGCCTGGGTCTCCCGAGAGCCTGAGCTCGTCGCTGGgagatggggcagctgccccagtgTGACAGACACAGCGATGCTGCCTGGATCTGCTGAGAGCCTGAGCTCGTCGCTGGgagatggggcagctgccccagtgTGACAGACACAGCGATGCTGCCTGGGTCTGCCGAGAGCCTGAGCTCGtcgctgggagaggggggagctgccccagtgTGACAgacacagcgacgctgcctgggtctgctgaGAGCCTGAGCTCGTCGCTGGgagatggggcagctgccccagtgTGACAGACACAGCGATGCTGCCTGGGTCTGCCGAGAGCCTGAGCTCAtcgctgggagaggggggagcttCCCCTAGTATGACTGATGCAGTGACACTGCCTGGGTCTGCTGAGAGCCTGAGCTCGTCGCTGGgagatggggcagctgccccagtgTGACAgacacagcgacgctgcctgggtctgccgaGAGCCTGAGCTCAtcgctgggagaggggggagctgccccagtgTGACAGACACAGCGATGCTGCCTGGGTCTGCCGAGAGCCTGAGCTCAtcgctgggagaggggggagctgccccagtgTGACAGACACAGCGATGCTGCCTGGGTCTGCTGAGAGCCTGAGCTCATCGCTGGGAGATAGGGCAGCTGCCCCAGTGTGACAgacacagcgacgctgcctgggtctccCGAGAGCCTGAGCTCGTCGCTGGGAGACAGGGGAGCTGCTCCCAGTGTGACTGACGCAGTGACGCTGTCTGGGTCTCCCGAGAGCCTGAGCTCAtcgctgggagaggggggagctgccccagtgTGACAgacacagcgacgctgcctgggtctccCGAGAGCCTGAGCTCGtcgctgggagaggggggagctgccccagtgTGACAGACACAGCGATGCTACCTGGATCTGCTGAGAGCCTGAGCTCGTcgctgggagatggggggagctgccccagtgTGACAGACACAGCGATGCTGCCTGGGTCTGCCGAGAGCCTGAGCTCGtcgctgggagaggggagagctgCCGCAGTGTGACAGAAACAGCGATGCTGCCTGGGTCTGCCAAGAGCCTGAGCTCGtcgctgggagagggggagcttCCCCTAGTATGACTGATGCAGTGACACTGCCTGGGTCTGCTGAGAGCCTGAGCTTGtcgctgggagaggggggagcttCCCCTAGTATGACTGATGCAGTGACACTGCCTGGGTCTGCTGAGAGCCTGAGCTCGTCACTGGGAGACGGGGGAGCTGCCCTCAGTGTGACAGACACagtgacgctgcctgggtctgctgaGAGCCTGAGCCTATTGCTCTGAGATGAGGGTTTTCTACAGCTGCTGCTAGCTCCCCACAGAAGCTAACAGCTCTACTACTACTGCCGGCTGCTTGAGCAACAGAGCTTTGTGCAAGGCCCATCGCCGAGTCTTGCAAGTGAGCCCAGTCCGGCTGCCCCCACTCACCACATCCATCTCTTTCTTCATGCTCTCcagcttctctttcttcttcGCCGCCTTGTTCGTCTTCTTCTTCTTGATCTTCACGTCCATGTCACCATTGCCCTGCTTCTCCATCTCCACCGAGTACATCTCGTACTGGTCCTGTGGAGAGGAGAACAGCCCTACTGCTGCTGGCCTTTgggggagctgctccctgagctcAGCAAGTAGAGGGCTGTGCTGAAGGGACCCAGCTGGGTCTCTGCAAGATAACAGCCCTACTACTGCTGCCAGTAGGTGATAAGGAGTCTCAATGCTGGGGTAGTCAGCTCAGCcaccctgggttctctccccagctctgggaggggagtggggtctagtggttagagcagggggcagtggctgggagtcaggactcctgggttctctccccagctctgggagaggagtggggtctagtggttagagcagagagggctggaagccaggactcctgggtcctatagCACTGGTTCAGATGAGTTCACATCCCTTTGTTCTTCCTTAGACCCTGCATCCAAGGGGTTTGCTGGGGCTCTTAGCACGGGAGGAGTGGTGCCGTTCACTTCTCCTCTCGTTGACAGCTGTTCTCTAAGCTATCAAAAGGCTGGTGCAAAAGGGAGACCGCCCCCTGTTGAGCCAGGGTCCTATAGCAAAGCACCGCTGGGGcatcggggccagccctgcctgccggggCCATGGATTCCTTGGCTGCAGATCCTCTGGCTGTGAGATGGCCAGTCATGTGGGAGCGTCACAGCTGGGCCAATTGTTCCTTGCACGGCCCCTAGGGGGCGCCATTTATCCAACTCAattaccctccccccccgccacctccAATTGGAAAGTCAAAGAACAAAACAGCTGT
Encoded proteins:
- the ATP4A gene encoding potassium-transporting ATPase alpha chain 1, whose amino-acid sequence is MGKADQYEMYSVEMEKQGNGDMDVKIKKKKTNKAAKKKEKLESMKKEMDVDDHQLSVEDLELKYQTNVTKGMNSTVAGEILLRDGPNELKPPKGTPEYVKFARQLAGGLQCLMWVAAAICLIAFGIQCGQGDLTSADNLYLAIALIAVVVVTGCFGYYQEFKSTNIIASFKNLVPQQATVIRDGDKFQINANQLVVGDLVEIKGGDRVPADIRIITAQGCKVDNSSLTGESEPQTRAPECTHESPLETRNIAFFSTMCLEGTATGIIVNTGDRTIIGRIASLASGVENEKTPIAIEIEHFVDIIAGLAIFFGGTFFIVAMVIGYPFLKAMVFFMAIVVAYVPEGLLATVTVCLSLTAKRLARKNCVVKNLEAVETLGSTSVICSDKTGTLTQNRMTVSHLWFDNQIHTADTTEDQSGQSFDQSSETWRALCKIVSLCNRAFFKSGQDNVPVPKRIVIGDASETALLKFSEITLGNVMEYRERYKKACEIPFNSTNKFQLSIHELEDPRDPRYLLVMKGAPERILERCATIMIKGQELPLDEQWKEAFQTAYMDLGGLGERVLGFCHLYLDPGQFPRGFAFDTEDMNFPTSGLCFAGLISMIDPPRATVPDAVMKCRTAGIRVIMVTGDHPITAKAIAASVGIISEGSETVEDIAARMRIPVEQVNKREARACVVNGGQLKDMETEELVEILKMHPEMVFARTSPQQKLIIVESCQKLGAIVAVTGDGVNDSPALKKADIGVAMGIAGSDAAKNAADMILLDDNFASIVTGVEQGRLIFDNLKKSIAYTLTKNIPELTPYLIYITVSVPLPLGCITILFIELCTDIFPSVSLAYEKAESDIMHLKPRNPRRDRLVNEALAVYSYFQIGAIQSFAGFTDYFTAMAQEGWFPLLCVGLRAQWENDHLQDLQDSYGQEWTFGQRLYQEYTCYTVFFISIEMCQISDVLIRKTRRLSVFQQGFFRNKILVIAIVFQLCLGCFLCYCPGMPNIFNFMPIRFQWWLVPLPYGILIFVYDEIRKLGVRRHPGSWWDKELYY